The following coding sequences are from one Triticum aestivum cultivar Chinese Spring chromosome 5A, IWGSC CS RefSeq v2.1, whole genome shotgun sequence window:
- the LOC123106638 gene encoding cytochrome P450 81Q32 has translation MVMEVSFSHALLLASLLLLLYLLSSRGKNSSNGSIPSPPALPVLGHLHLLKKPLHRSLAALAVRYGGGRDGAGLLLLRFGTRPVLLVSSPAIAEECFTVHDVALADRPGLASRRLLTGDECPSIASASYGPVWRHLRRIATVHALSAHRLSLTTSARDAEARAMARKLWRATRGATAVSVKFTAFEFVVNVIMDMVAGRRMEEDEVLRFKAMTEAGFAAAGAANQHDFLPLLRLLDFGRTRRRLAGLAKERHEFGQGLIDEYRRLHHRHGVVGAVTEDTTSTPAQRTVIGDLLRQQEGSLESYADVVIRTTCLSLLQAGTDTSSSTIEWAMALLLNNPLVLAKAKEEIDAVVGTSRLLEEHDLACLPYLRCIITETLRMYPIAPHLAPHQASSDCVVAGRQYIIARGTMVLVDVYSMQRDPTMWDEPNRFIPERFEVGIDEDGDKQVVRMMPFGMGRRKCPGEGLAWRTMGVALGVMVQCFRWERMGKDEVDMGEGSGFTMPMVVPLVAMCQPCEEMNEILKRI, from the exons ATGGTCATGGAGGTCTCGTTCTCCCATGCCTTGCTCTTAgcttctcttctcctcctcctgtACTTGCTCTCCTCCCGTGGCAAGAACTCTAGCAATGGCAGCATCCCGAGCCCACCAGCGCTTCCCGTCCTCGGCCACCTCCATCTCCTCAAGAAGCCGCTGCACCGCTCCCTCGCCGCGCTCGCCGTGCGCTACGGCGGCGGCCGGGACGGCGCCGGTCTCCTCCTTCTCCGGTTCGGCACAAGGCCGgtcctcctcgtctcctccccgGCCATTGCGGAGGAGTGCTTCACCGTCCACGACGTCGCGCTCGCAGATCGCCCGGGGCTTGCGTCGCGGCGGCTGCTCACCGGCGATGAGTGCCCCAGCATCGCCAGCGCGAGCTACGGTCCGGTCTGGCGCCATCTCCGCCGTATCGCTACCGTGCATGCGCTCTCCGCGCACCGCCTTTCGCTGACGACCTCCGCGCGCGACGCCGAGGCCCGCGCCATGGCGCGGAAGCTCTGGCGTGCCACCCGTGGCGCCACGGCGGTCAGCGTGAAGTTCACGGCGTTCGAGTTTGTTGTCAACGTGATCATGGACATGGTCGCGGgaaggcgcatggaggaggacgagGTCCTCCGGTTCAAGGCGATGACCGAGGCGGGGTTCGCGGCCGCCGGTGCGGCGAACCAGCACGACTTCTTGCCACTGCTACGGCTGCTGGACTTTGGAAGGACGAGGAGGAGGCTCGCTGGCCTGGCCAAGGAGCGGCACGAGTTCGGCCAGGGTCTCATCGACGAATACAGACGTCTCCACCACCGTCACGGTGTCGTCGGTGCTGTCACCGAGGACACGACGTCGACACCGGCACAGAGAACGGTGATTGGGGACCTGCTCCGGCAGCAGGAGGGGTCGCTGGAATCGTACGCCGACGTGGTCATCCGGACGACTTGCCTG AGCTTGCTTCAAGCCGGGACGGACACGTCATCTAGCACGATCGAGTGGGCAATGGCTCTTCTACTTAACAATCCACTCGTTCTTGCAAAGGCGAAGGAGGAGATCGACGCCGTTGTGGGCACATCCCGGCTGCTCGAGGAGCACGATCTCGCATGCCTCCCATACCTTCGTTGCATCATCACCGAGACCCTTCGGATGTACCCTATCGCCCCgcaccttgccccgcatcaagcctCCTCTGACTGCGTCGTTGCTGGCAGGCAATACATCATAGCCCGCGGAACAATGGTATTGGTTGATGTGTACTCCATGCAGCGGGATCCTACCATGTGGGATGAGCCGAACAGGTTCATTCCTGAGAGGTTTGAGGTTGGCATTGATGAGGACGGTGACAAACAGGTGGTCAGGATGATGCCATTCGGTATGGGCCGGCGGAAGTGCCCCGGTGAGGGGCTAGCATGGAGGACAATGGGGGTAGCACTTGGGGTGATGGTGCAGTGCTTCAGGTGGGAGCGGATGGGGAAAGACGAGGTGGACATGGGCGAGGGGTCAGGGTTCACCATGCCCATGGTTGTACCACTAGTGGCAATGTGCCAACCCTGCGAAGAAATGAATGAAATTCTCAAGAGGATTTAG